AGAAAGCAGATACTTTGCACGTTGGCATTTTTAAAGGAAGTTTGTGTTAAGTACTTATTTAtactcgttgtgtgtgtgtgtccatggtgtgtgtgtgcgcgcgcatcaTTTTCCATAGGTGTGATTTTGATACCTTGCGTTTGTTCATGTCCAGAGCTTGTGTCCTCAgagccagctctctctctgcagtaccgATGGTGCCCTGGAGGAGGCGCTCCTTCTCCTCCAGCTTTCTCACCACCTGCAGCTGGGCATCCACCTGAGAAAGaccgatagagagatggagagagcgatagagaaatAATGAGAGATGGCCAGACATAGGCTCCATTATTTGCTAGTGTCAAGATACTGTCTTTCCCTAACACAAAAGTCAGCCTGAACCGTGCACCTGCCATTTAGACGTTCAAATCCCTTTACTGCACTGTTTCAATCACCTGCTCTCACCTGCGTTTTGAGCGTGAGCAGCTGGTCGGCgagctcctccttctcttccttgaGCAGCTTGTGGATCTGGTTGGACTTGATGCGCTCCGACATCAGTTTGAAGTTGGCGTCGTCCTTCTCCCTGAGCTGCTGCATCAGCCGGATGTTCTGCTCCTGCATGTCCTCAAAGGCCTGGCCCGTCACGTCCATCTCACTCAGCAACGCATCCTCCTcctggggagaagggggagagacaggggggagggagaggggaaggagagggggggtatTGGTGTGGTgaaaagggaaggagagagagagagagagagagagaggtgggagagagagggtaggaagaGCGAGGGGAGGGTAGCAGAGGGGTGGAAGGATATAGGGAAGTAGGGAGAGggtagtggaggggtggagaagaAGAGCAATGGAGGGGTGGTAAAGAGGGAGtggtagacagagacagaaaagtAGGTTGAAGAATGGATcgatggaaggaaggaggagcAAAGAGGGGGGAAATGACAGGGAGAGAAATTAGTCAAAAGTATGATGCTCAAATGCACAaagacacgcacacgcacacacacatacacacaacccgcacacacacaacccagaTACACACCTGCTTGGCCAGGGAGAGCTTCTTGTTGAGGATGTTGATTTGTTCCTCGACAGAGCGGATCTTCCGGAGTGCCTCCTCATCGGCCAtcttcttcccctccctcctctccctctcctccagatcCCTTAGACGCTGCTTCAGCTCCTCTGCCTGACAGTGAATACAAAGCCGTTATCACCGTCAATAAATCGCTTCCCTATGAGCAAAATATGTTGAAAATACGTCCTTTTGGTTGAAAAGACAGTGAAAATATGGCTTTCCAACATCTTGTGCTCACTGGGTTATTATCACTCAATAGTAACTCAATATACAGAGAGCACATAGTGGTTACATCACTGTTATACCATCAATCAATTACTACCACTCAATACTAACAAGCCAATCCCCAGAGCATTACTATCATACAACTAACCAATCAATTAAACCCATCAACAGCACACAATGCTTGCTGGCGAAGTTTCACTTGTCTTTTTATAAGTAGCGTCAGCCAAGTGTATACCTCTGACTTGGCCTTCTTCTCAGCGGCCATGAGCTGGACTTTGTCCCTCTGCTCTTTGGGCGCGGAGCGGTACATATCCAGCAGTAGCTTCATCTCCCTCTGAGACTCCTGGGCTTTCCTACAGGGACATAGCCTTCGTCAGCCACTCCTACTGTCCTCCTCATTATCACCCCAATTATCAATCACCAATCATGACTGTCACCACAATCAAACTTACTTTAGCTCCGCCCGGACAATTTTCAGTTGCTCCACCTCCTTCCTCTTCGGTCCTCCAATCACAAACGGGCGCTCCGGAGCAACCTCCTCCAATTGGTTGCTGGTCCcagccttctccttctcctcggTCCCACCCCCTCCACGggttggcctctctctctctcgttccttttccttctctttcttcacctctttttctttctcctcctctttgatttctccctctgtttctgtcccagGCTCTGTCTTCACTGAggtaactacagagagagagagaaagagagagagagagagaggatgaatatCAGTTAATAAGGAGTTAATAAAGAGTTAATGATGATTAACACTTAATAACACATACTGGTGCTGGTGGGCGTGGCTGAACCATTGTCAGACTCCATCTTGATGGTGACATCAGCAGAGGCAGCGGGTGTCTGGGGGGAGGTGGTCTCTTCCTTCAGGTCCAGCTCCGTACTGGATTGTGATTGAAGGATAGCACTGCCCTTCGTAGTACGAGCCTATGAGAGGAGGGAATCGCACAGATGAATTTTGCAGATTGACAATATCTTTCTCTTTATGGTCTTCACTCCCTTAcagtctctcttcttccctccctgcATGCCTCTTACaccctcgctctctccatctccctcttgctctctttgtctcgctctcttcctcccttACCTGGCTGAGGTCAGTCTGTGCCTCTCTGAGTGTCAGTTTGTATTTCACAACCTCTCCCTTCATATGCTGGTTGTGTGTCTGCAGGGTGCTGATCAGGTGACGCATCTCCCTGTTGATAGGacctgagagagggatagagagagagaaaagactaaAAAAAGAAAGATGACGTTTTGAAGGAGTATCTCAAAACTGTGCCTAAACACTAGCCGGTGAGCGTGAGGCCAAATTTATTTTCATTTGTGGTGAAGACGCTGACCTGCTTGTTCGTTGGCAGCGAGGGTCTGTTCAAATTCGATCCGGAGCATCTCGTACTCCTTCCTGACCTGGGCCAGAGTGTCCTCTAGCTGGAACACCTCAGTACGCACCTTCCTCTGGAGAGACACCTCGTCATTCTGGAACACAGACAAGAggcggttacacacacacacacacacacagcctcgtcgTTGTTGAATAAAGAGGCTAAACTCACACACGTCACTCTCGATTAAAAAGACGTTAAAGTCAGACACGCGCTTACAGGCACTAACGCATGCACGCAAACACACCTCCATGTGTTCTAGCTGTCGGAGGCGTGCCGTCCTGGTGGTGTTGAGGCGTGTGCGCGTCTCGTCCAGCTGAGACTTGAGGCCCACAGACTCGTTGTAGAGGACAGAGAACTGGGACTGGAGACAGCGGTACTCTGAGCTCTCCCTCACCACCCCCTCAGCACGACTCAACAACTCCacctgacagagagaggcagagaaagaaggagagagaaagggagacaagaGAAATgaaatggagtgagagagaggtgaagagatacagacagcatgagagagggatagaagtgagagagacagatcaaAGATAGGGATAGaagtgagagagggatagaaaagagagggagagaagtgagagagagacagaaaagagggagagaagtgagagagagacagaaaagagacacagagaagtgagagagacagaaaagagagacagatcaaagagagggagagaagtgagagagagaaaagagagggagagaagtgagagagagacggatcaAAGACAGGGATAGAAGTGAGAGACATAAAAGGGGGGGAGAagtgagagaggagacacagattGGTAGTGAGCAAAGCAACAGAGAAAGCAGTAAAAACCTCCATCTATCTATTTACCTTCATTTGACTGGTTTGGATGGCTGAATAAGGACGTGGGACCTCAGCTAATCCAATGGCTGGGTTGGGGGAGAGAGCCATAGGATTCTGGCGGCCCAGGCCCTGGGTCAGGCTCTGCAGGCTCACCTTCATGTTGTTGTTCTCCTGGTTAAACGTCTGCAGGTCCTGCTGCCGCCGCTGCAGCTCGCTCAGACGGTTCTCCGCCAGCTCCCTGTTCTCCTCCAACTCACTGTTCATCTCCTCAAActggcag
The sequence above is drawn from the Salmo salar chromosome ssa05, Ssal_v3.1, whole genome shotgun sequence genome and encodes:
- the LOC106604856 gene encoding E3 ubiquitin-protein ligase BRE1A isoform X3, translating into MSAQKRLCDSSIPSSSSSAPPEKRREREGGEDGGPGVSSTAGGSTAVETVIKLGGVSNSEEQDVKALQVKNRKLGESLDQRQVIEDELRERIERLETRQATDDASLLILNRYWNQFDDNVCLIGRRYDESGSESVETLAGEGRSLKPDTPEPDGDSNQERAKDRGHQGETTTSFLATLASSSSEEMEAELQERVESSQKQANRVVEIYDSLKTTVEQLKKDQASGAEGSVWQVAAQLNTLLSSENDRLRQLTEDLQQKHSHMTSESRSLGTAVARADTRVSELQGLIEELQWDMEKIRRRENRLNTHLGEILERVNSKGYKVCGEASSVCGTITINKRKFEEMNSELEENRELAENRLSELQRRQQDLQTFNQENNNMKVELLSRAEGVVRESSEYRCLQSQFSVLYNESVGLKSQLDETRTRLNTTRTARLRQLEHMENDEVSLQRKVRTEVFQLEDTLAQVRKEYEMLRIEFEQTLAANEQAGPINREMRHLISTLQTHNQHMKGEVVKYKLTLREAQTDLSQARTTKGSAILQSQSSTELDLKEETTSPQTPAASADVTIKMESDNGSATPTSTITSVKTEPGTETEGEIKEEEKEKEVKKEKEKERERERPTRGGGGTEEKEKAGTSNQLEEVAPERPFVIGGPKRKEVEQLKIVRAELKKAQESQREMKLLLDMYRSAPKEQRDKVQLMAAEKKAKSEAEELKQRLRDLEERERREGKKMADEEALRKIRSVEEQINILNKKLSLAKQEEDALLSEMDVTGQAFEDMQEQNIRLMQQLREKDDANFKLMSERIKSNQIHKLLKEEKEELADQLLTLKTQVDAQLQVVRKLEEKERLLQGTIGTAERELALRTQALDMNKRKTQESTVLSEEVRSQLDQVQQRLGTVREEVIENSISKEKQSFNARRAQEDISKLRRKIEKAKKPAETVRNGDDILNEEINDYKARLTCPCCNSRVKDAVLTKCFHVFCFECVKTRYDTRQRKCPKCNAAFGANDFHRIYIE
- the LOC106604856 gene encoding E3 ubiquitin-protein ligase BRE1A isoform X2, whose protein sequence is MSAQKRLCDSSIPSSSSSAPPEKRREREGGEDGGPGVSSTAGGSTAVETVIKLGGVSNSEEQDVKALQVKNRKLGESLDQRQVIEDELRERIERLETRQATDDASLLILNRYWNQFDDNVCLIGRRYDESGSESVETLAGEGRSLKPDTPEPDGDSNQERAKDRGHQGETTTSFLATLASSSSEEMEAELQERVESSQKQANRVVEIYDSLKTTVEQLKKDQASGAEGSVWQVAAQLNTLLSSENDRLRQLTEDLQQKHSHMTSESRSLGTAVARADTRVSELQGLIEELQWDMEKIRRRENRLNTHLGEILERVNSKGYKVCGEASSVCGTITINKRKFEEMNSELEENRELAENRLSELQRRQQDLQTFNQENNNMKVSLQSLTQGLGRQNPMALSPNPAIGLAEVPRPYSAIQTSQMKVELLSRAEGVVRESSEYRCLQSQFSVLYNESVGLKSQLDETRTRLNTTRTARLRQLEHMENDEVSLQRKVRTEVFQLEDTLAQVRKEYEMLRIEFEQTLAANEQAGPINREMRHLISTLQTHNQHMKGEVVKYKLTLREAQTDLSQARTTKGSAILQSQSSTELDLKEETTSPQTPAASADVTIKMESDNGSATPTSTITSVKTEPGTETEGEIKEEEKEKEVKKEKEKERERERPTRGGGGTEEKEKAGTSNQLEEVAPERPFVIGGPKRKEVEQLKIVRAELKKAQESQREMKLLLDMYRSAPKEQRDKVQLMAAEKKAKSEAEELKQRLRDLEERERREGKKMADEEALRKIRSVEEQINILNKKLSLAKQEDALLSEMDVTGQAFEDMQEQNIRLMQQLREKDDANFKLMSERIKSNQIHKLLKEEKEELADQLLTLKTQVDAQLQVVRKLEEKERLLQGTIGTAERELALRTQALDMNKRKTQESTVLSEEVRSQLDQVQQRLGTVREEVIENSISKEKQSFNARRAQEDISKLRRKIEKAKKPAETVRNGDDILNEEINDYKARLTCPCCNSRVKDAVLTKCFHVFCFECVKTRYDTRQRKCPKCNAAFGANDFHRIYIE
- the LOC106604856 gene encoding E3 ubiquitin-protein ligase BRE1A isoform X1 is translated as MSAQKRLCDSSIPSSSSSAPPEKRREREGGEDGGPGVSSTAGGSTAVETVIKLGGVSNSEEQDVKALQVKNRKLGESLDQRQVIEDELRERIERLETRQATDDASLLILNRYWNQFDDNVCLIGRRYDESGSESVETLAGEGRSLKPDTPEPDGDSNQERAKDRGHQGETTTSFLATLASSSSEEMEAELQERVESSQKQANRVVEIYDSLKTTVEQLKKDQASGAEGSVWQVAAQLNTLLSSENDRLRQLTEDLQQKHSHMTSESRSLGTAVARADTRVSELQGLIEELQWDMEKIRRRENRLNTHLGEILERVNSKGYKVCGEASSVCGTITINKRKFEEMNSELEENRELAENRLSELQRRQQDLQTFNQENNNMKVSLQSLTQGLGRQNPMALSPNPAIGLAEVPRPYSAIQTSQMKVELLSRAEGVVRESSEYRCLQSQFSVLYNESVGLKSQLDETRTRLNTTRTARLRQLEHMENDEVSLQRKVRTEVFQLEDTLAQVRKEYEMLRIEFEQTLAANEQAGPINREMRHLISTLQTHNQHMKGEVVKYKLTLREAQTDLSQARTTKGSAILQSQSSTELDLKEETTSPQTPAASADVTIKMESDNGSATPTSTITSVKTEPGTETEGEIKEEEKEKEVKKEKEKERERERPTRGGGGTEEKEKAGTSNQLEEVAPERPFVIGGPKRKEVEQLKIVRAELKKAQESQREMKLLLDMYRSAPKEQRDKVQLMAAEKKAKSEAEELKQRLRDLEERERREGKKMADEEALRKIRSVEEQINILNKKLSLAKQEEDALLSEMDVTGQAFEDMQEQNIRLMQQLREKDDANFKLMSERIKSNQIHKLLKEEKEELADQLLTLKTQVDAQLQVVRKLEEKERLLQGTIGTAERELALRTQALDMNKRKTQESTVLSEEVRSQLDQVQQRLGTVREEVIENSISKEKQSFNARRAQEDISKLRRKIEKAKKPAETVRNGDDILNEEINDYKARLTCPCCNSRVKDAVLTKCFHVFCFECVKTRYDTRQRKCPKCNAAFGANDFHRIYIE